AAAGAAGCAGCGGTAAAAGCAGGGGTGGCGATAGTTACCGGCGACACCAAGGTTGTGCCAAAAGGCAAAGGGGATGGTATATATATAAACACTGCTGGCATCGGAGTATTTATTAATCCACCACAGCGAAGGGAAATTAAGCCTGGCGACAGCATCATTATAAATGGTACCATTGGCGACCATGGCACCACTATTATGGCACTGCGTAACAACCTTACCTTTTCTAAAGGGCTCTCTTCAGATTGCGCTGCACTCAATCACCTGATTTTAGATGCTATTAAACACTATCCTGATGCAATTAAGTTTATGCGCGATGCAACGCGTGGTGGTGTTGCATCCATACTTAATGAAATTACGAAAAATGCCTTGTTTGGTGCTACACTGTTTGAAGATAGTTTACCAGTAAAAGATGAAGTCCGTGGAGTAGCTGAAATTTTAGGTATTGACCCGCTGTATATTGCAAATGAAGGGAAAGTTGTCATGATAGTTGACAGCCAATATGCTGATGGTATTGTTGCTGTCATGAAAAACCATCCTGAAGGAAAAGAGGCAGCCATAATAGGCACAATAACCTCTGAGTTTCCTGGCAAAGCATTTATGCAAACTAAAATTGGCGGCAAACGGATATTGCCTGTACTCATTGAGGAACAACTGCCACGAATTTGTTAACATGGTGAGGTAAAAAACTATGTGTTTGGCTATACCAATGACAGTAAAAAAGATAGAAGGCTCCAAAGCTACTGTTGAATCGATGGGGGTTGAAAAGCTGGTTGACATTGCACTAACCCCCGATGTAAAGGTTAATGATAAGGTAATAGTGCATGCAGGATTCATCATTGAAATCCTTGATCCTGAAGCCGCACGCCAAATAGAAGAAACCTGGAATGAATATACAACACTGCTGGAGCAAGAACACAAATAAATGCGAATAATTTCACAAGAAGAGCTTTATTCTGCTGTAGCAAATCTTGTAGTGCAGGCTAATTTCAA
Above is a genomic segment from Spirochaetota bacterium containing:
- a CDS encoding HypC/HybG/HupF family hydrogenase formation chaperone; this translates as MCLAIPMTVKKIEGSKATVESMGVEKLVDIALTPDVKVNDKVIVHAGFIIEILDPEAARQIEETWNEYTTLLEQEHK
- the hypE gene encoding hydrogenase expression/formation protein HypE; translated protein: MEIIVPAHGSGGKPMNDLITNLIKSILGNETIQLDDAACLTLPGSNIAFTTDSYTITPIEFSGGSIGSLAINGTVNDLAVMGATPLYISCALILEEGLEIETLRRILISMKEAAVKAGVAIVTGDTKVVPKGKGDGIYINTAGIGVFINPPQRREIKPGDSIIINGTIGDHGTTIMALRNNLTFSKGLSSDCAALNHLILDAIKHYPDAIKFMRDATRGGVASILNEITKNALFGATLFEDSLPVKDEVRGVAEILGIDPLYIANEGKVVMIVDSQYADGIVAVMKNHPEGKEAAIIGTITSEFPGKAFMQTKIGGKRILPVLIEEQLPRIC